In a genomic window of Amblyomma americanum isolate KBUSLIRL-KWMA chromosome 4, ASM5285725v1, whole genome shotgun sequence:
- the LOC144128286 gene encoding uncharacterized protein LOC144128286 has protein sequence MAGGYRYSAALDKTYMEQQRWAPSSIQTAPVRTVPIVRATPAPSASDPLRFIKTGQAPLGLKAREQLQAHESKVRKQQQHAKVDEQEEQWQTNLDEWKSRRRKASERAFQRVQDAKQLFPDEEHHRREQEREPTLTTSTELLSEYSTREEFVPPPSTKTVHTTAAIRPALKGPKPPVPPKPMTEPRRRELSPGGDPGGQDSGRQAGAATEATLSVSGRKLCSHCSQPLGHGAAMVIESLQLLYHLACFRCCVCQAPLGNGLCGTDVRVRNTKLHCTDCYSNDEAGVKLSRV, from the exons ATGGCAGGTGGCTACCGTTACTCAGCTGCATTGGACAAAACCTACATGGAGCAGCAGCGTTGGGCGCCATCCAGCATCCAGACCGCACCCGTGCGCACTGTGCCCATTGTTCGGGCTACGCCTGCACCCAGTGCCTCTGACCCTCTTCGCTTCATTAAGACTGGACAGGCGCCCCTGGGGCTCAAGGCCCGTGAGCAACTCCAGGCCCACGAAAGCAAGGttcggaagcagcagcagcacgccaaGGTCGACGAGCAGGAGGAACAGTGGCAGACG AACCTTGACGAGTGGAAGAGCCGGCGGAGGAAGGCGTCCGAACGTGCATTCCAGAGAGTGCAGGATGCCAAGCAGCTTTTCCCAGACGAGGAGCACCACAGGAGAGAACAAGAACGAGAACCGACGCTGACAACCAGCACCGAGCTGCTGTCCGAGTACAGCACACGAGAAGAGTTCGTACCTCCCCCGAGCACAAAGACAGTCCACACGACTGCTGCCATCCGTCCAGCTTTGAAAGGTCCCAAACCGCCCGTGCCTCCCAAGCCAATGACGGAGCCCAGGAGAAGGGAGCTTTCGCCTGGTGGCGACCCCGGAGGGCAGGACTCGGGCAGACAGGCTGGTGCCGCTACCGAGGCCACTTTGTCTGTCAGTGGTCGCAAGCTTTGCTCGCACTGCAGCCAGCCCCTAG GTCATGGTGCCGCCATGGTCATAGAGAGCCTTCAGCTGCTGTACCACCTGGCCTGTTTCCGGTGCTGCGTGTGCCAGGCACCCTTGGGCAACGGACTGTGTGGCACTGACGTCCGTGTCCGCAACACAAAGCTTCACTGCACCGACTGCTACAGCAATGATGAGG CGGGAGTGAAGCTGAGCAGGGTCTGA